From a region of the Tursiops truncatus isolate mTurTru1 chromosome 2, mTurTru1.mat.Y, whole genome shotgun sequence genome:
- the MLH3 gene encoding DNA mismatch repair protein Mlh3 isoform X1, which translates to MIKCLSVEVQARLRSGLAICSLGQCVEELALNSIDAEAKCVAVRVNMETFQVQVIDNGFGMGSDDVDKVGNRYFTSKCDSVQDLENPRFYGFRGEALASIADMASAVEISSKKNKSMKTFVKLFQNGKVLKACEADLTRPSAGTTVTVYNLFYQLPVRRKCMDPRLEFEKVRQRIEALSLMHPSISFSLRNDVSGSMVLQLPKTKDICSRFCQIYGLGKSQKLREIDFKYKEFELSGYISSEAHYNKNMQFLFVNKRLVLRTKLHKLIDFLLRKESIICKPKNGSASRQTNSSPRPRSSPELHGIYVINMQCHFCEYDVCLEPAKTLIEFQNWDTVLVCIQEGVKMFLKKEKLFVELSSEDLKEFSEENEFSLFSATLQKQVSSDEKCDQVNFQEACNNILDSCEMFNLQSKAVKRKAPVENISTQNSRDSEAIRKKTNDSFLYTYKSDGPAHSKMESSLQNEDSACSESRILEQETAEASESGANEKHKKSCLELNSSENPCGASSEMSASPFQTLYHLEGSGEGLEIQKVSTTANGMAANILKNNRIQNQPERFKDATEMGCQPLPVETTFSGAHGAQREEKRKEEPSNCGRINVFSYGQVKLCSTGFITHVVQNEQTKSTETEHLCNNYVQPGFVSAKETFGNRTCHSFETPNTKDLTTTLSKEFAQLPNKRLCRTNISYGLENKPIETYKNFAIFQESSKKSYTGCLPPDTSSFTWGRHGSNGSKNTGKLICSAKPIAHKKLSLSSQLGSLEKFKRQYGKVKNPPNTEVEESITSEITTDLSPQVEPDILWKDQNHLDNSGICKITTMKHDDSNSSCQPVSHMFYSEKLPFSKEDSCLEEQMPCLRESPIPLQELSHFNRKPLDVEKSPESLAFKLSRLKDSERETQTMEMMSHFNELSQSHSSRKDSDLSSGLTLDSCKLFKNEHKKTESGDIPVSDSVTQGNPFNKDSETHANRNTTENAVMSETPLVLPYDHSTVIGKDSDVLIASEQQIGSPNSPSRMLVRHGEDSTAGQNGTCCQSEESIARTCSENEESNTCSLDWQQHFDVALGRMVYVNKLTGLSTFTAPTEDVRAACTKDLTTMAVDVLLENGSQYRCHPFRSDLVLPFLPRAREERTVMRQNNRATGDGAVGPESLQSLFSEWDNPVFARYPEVAVDVSSGQAESLAVKIHNILYPYRFTKEMIHSMQVLQQVDNKFIACVMSTRTEENGEAGGNLLVLVDQHAAHERIRLEQLTIGSYEKQQPQGSGRKKLLSSTISPPLEITVTEEQRRLLSCYHKNLEDLGLEIIFPDTSDSLVLVGKVPLCFVEREASELRRGRSTVTKSIVEEFIQEQLELLQTTGGIQGTLPLTVQKVLASQACHGAIKFNDDLSLEESCRLIEALSWCQLPFQCAHGRPSMLPLADIDHLEQDKQIKPNLAKLRRMAQAWHLFGKAEGCDTGQSLQASAPPCELP; encoded by the exons ATGATCAAGTGCTTGTCAGTTGAAGTACAAGCCAGGTTGCGTTCTGGTTTGGCTATATGCTCCTTAGGCCAGTGTGTTGAGGAGCTTGCCCTCAATAGTATTGATGCTGAGGCAAAATGTGTGGCTGTCAGGGTAAACATGGAAACCTTCCAAGTTCAGGTGATAGACAATGGATTTGGGATGGGGAGTGATGATGTAGACAAGGTGGGAAATCGTTATTTCACTAGTAAATGCGACTCTGTACAGGACTTGGAGAACCCGAGGTTTTATGGTTTCCGAGGGGAGGCCTTGGCCAGTATAGCTGACATGGCCAGTGCTGTGGAAATTTCATCCAAGAAAAACAAGTCAATGAAAACTTTTGTGAAGCTGTTTCAGAATGGAAAAGTCCTGAAAGCTTGTGAAGCTGACTTGACTCGACCAAGTGCTGGGACAACAGTCACCGTATATAACCTGTTTTATCAGTTACCTGTAAGGAGGAAATGCATGGATCCTAGActggagtttgagaaggttaggcaGAGGATAGAAGCTCTCTCACTCATGCacccttccatttctttctctttgagaAATGATGTTTCTGGTTCCATGGTTCTTCAGCTCCCTAAAACCAAAGACATATGTTCCCGATTTTGTCAAATCTATGGACTGGGTAAGTCCCAAAAGTTaagagaaatagattttaaatataagGAGTTTGAGCTTAGTGGCTATATCAGCTCTGAAGCACATTATAATAAGAATATGCAGTTTTTGTTTGTGAACAAGAGGCTAGTTTTAAGGACAAAGTTGCATAAACTCATTGACTTTTTATTAAGGAAAGAAAGCATTATATGCAAGCCAAAGAACGGCTCTGCCAGTAGGCAAACGAATTCAAGTCCTCGGCCTCGGTCTAGCCCAGAactccatggtatatatgtaatCAACATGCAGTGCCACTTCTGTGAGTATGACGTGTGCCTGGAGCCAGCAAAAACTCTGATTGAGTTTCAGAACTGGGATACTGTTTTGGTTTGTATTCAGGAAggagtaaaaatgtttttaaagaaagaaaaattatttgtggaATTATCAAGTGAAGACCTTAAGGAATTTAGTGAAGAAAATGAGTTTAGTTTATTTAGTGCCACTCTTCAGAAGCAAGTGTCCTCTGATGAGAAGTGTGACCAGGTCAATTTCCAAGAAGCATGTAATAATATTTTGGATTCCTGTGAAATGTTTAATTTGCAATCAAAAGCTGTGAAAAGAAAAGCTCCTGTAGAAAACATAAGCACACAGAATTCTAGGGATTCGGAAGCtatcagaaaaaagacaaatgattcATTTTTGTATACTTACAAATCCGATGGGCCAGCCCATAGTAAAATGGAGTCATCTTTACAAAACGAAGATAGCGCTTGCTCAGAGTCAAGGATCTTAGAACAAGAGACAGCTGAAGCATCAGAATCAGGAGCAAATGAGAAACATAAAAAGTCTTGCTTGGAACTTAACTCTTCAGAAAATCCATGTGGAGCCAGTTCAGAAATGTCTGCAAGCCCTTTTCAGACACTTTATCACTTGGAGGGGAGTGGAGAAGGTCTAGAAATACAGAAAGTAAGTACTACTGCTAATGGCATGGCTGCCAACAtcctgaaaaataatagaattcaGAATCAACCAGAGAGATTTAAAGATGCTACTGAAATGGGATGCCAACCTCTGCCTGTTGAGACAACATTCTCGGGAGCACATGGTgctcagagagaagagaaaagaaaagaagaacctAGTAATTGTGGAAGAATAAATGTTTTTAGTTATGGGCAAGTTAAATTATGTTCCACTGGCTTCATAACTCATGTGGTACAAAATGAGCAAACTAAATCAACTGAAACAGAACATTTATGTAACAATTATGTTCAACCTGGTTTTGTGAGTGCCAAAGAAACATTTGGAAATAGAACATGCCATTCATTTGAGACTCCAAACACCAAAGATTTAACCACCACTTTAAGTAAAGAATTTGCTCAACTGCCCAACAAAAGATTGTGCAGAACAAATATAAGTTATGGGCTAGAGAACAAACCTATAGAAACTTATaaaaattttgctatttttcaGGAAAGTAGTAAAAAATCGTACACAGGTTGCTTACCACCTGACACATCCTCTTTCACTTGGGGTAGACATGGTTCAAATGGTAGTAAGAACACAGGTAAGTTGATTTGTTCTGCCAAACCCATAGCTCATAAGAAGCTAAGCTTAAGTTCACAACTAGGATCTTTAGAGAAGTTTAAGAGGCAATATGGGAAGGTTAAAAATCCTCCGAATACAGAAGTGGAGGAAAGTATCACTTCAGAAATCACTACCGATCTCAGTCCTCAGGTTGAACCTGACATTCTGTGGAAAGACCAAAACCACTTAGACAACTCCGGTATTTGTAAAATCACTACTATGAAACATGATGATTCAAATAGTAGTTGTCAACCAGTAAGTCACATGTTTTATTCAGAAAAGTTACCATTCTCCAAGGAAGACAGTTGTTTGGAAGAACAGATGCCTTGCTTAAGAGAAAGCCCTATACCTCTACAGGAGTTATCTCATTTTAACAGAAAGCCTTTGGATGTTGAGAAGTCACCTGAATCACTAGCCTTTAAATTATCCAGATTGAAAGACTCCGAAAGAGAGACCCAAACAATGGAGATGATGAGTCATTTTAATGAACTTTCACAATCACATTCCAGTAGGAAAGACAGTGACTTGTCCAGTGGGCTAACCCTAGATTCttgtaagttatttaaaaatgagcataaaaaaacagaaagtggCGACATCCCAGTGTCGGACTCTGTCACACAGGGTAATCCCTTCAATAAAGACAGTGAAACACATGCTAACCGCAATACAACAGAGAACGCTGTGATGTCAGAAACTCCTTTAGTACTGCCCTATGATCATTCTACAGTTATCGGTAAGGATTCAGATGTTCTTATAGCTTCAGAACAACAGATTGGAAGTCCTAACTCTCCGAGTAGAATGTTAGTGCGTCACGGAGAAGATTCCACAGCTGGCCAAAATGGAACTTGTTGTCAGAGTGAGGAATCTATAGCAAGAACTTGTTCTGAAAATGAAGAGTCCAACACATGTTCTTTGGATTGGCAGCAGCATTTTGACGTAGCCCTGGGAAGAATGGTTTACGTCAACAAGCTAACAGGACTTAGCACATTCACCGCTCCCACTGAGGACGTTCGGGCTGCTTGTACTAAAGACCTGACAACTATGGCTGTGGATGTTCTACTTGAGAATG gaTCTCAGTACAGGTGTCATCCTTTTAGAAGCGACcttgttcttcctttccttcctagaGCCCGGGAAGAGAGGACTGTGATGAGACAGAATAACAGAG CTACTGGGGATGGTGCTGTTGGTCCCGAATCGCTTCAGTCTTTGTTCTCAGAATGGGACAACCCAGTATTTGCCCGTTATCCAGAG GTTGCTGTTGACGTTAGCAGCGGCCAGGCTGAGAGCCTAGCAGTTAAAATTCACAACATCTTGTATCCTTATCGTTTCACCAAAGAAATGATTCACTCCATGCAG GTTCTCCAGCAAGTGGATAACAAGTTTATTGCCTGTGTAATGAGCACTAGGACTGAAGAGAATGGCGAGGCAG GTGGAAACCTGCTAGTCTTGGTGGACCAGCATGCTGCCCATGAGCGCATCCGACTGGAGCAGCTGACCATTG GTTCCTATGAGAAGCAACAGCCACAAGGTTCTGGTCGAAAAAAATTACTGTCTTCCACTATAAGTCCTCCACTAGAGATAACAGTGACAGAGGAACAAAGGAGACTCTTATC GTGTTACCACAAAAATCTGGAAGATCTGGGCCTTGAAATTATATTTCCAGACACTAGTGATTCTCTGGTCCTTGTAGGAAAAGTACCACTCTGTTTTGTGGAAAGAGAAGCCAGTGAACTTCGAAGAGGGAGATCTACTGTGACCAAGAGCATTGTGGAG GAATTTATTCAAGAACAATTGGAG CTACTCCAGACCACAGGAGGCATCCAAGGGACTTTGCCACTGACTGTCCAGAAGGTGTTGGCATCCCAAGCCTGCCATG GGGCCATTAAGTTTAATGACGACCTGAGCCTAGAGGAGAGCTGTCGCCTTATTGAAGCTCTGTCCTGGTGCCAGCTGCCTTTCCAGTGTGCTCATGGCAGGCCCTCCATGCTGCCATTAGCTGACATTGACCACTTGGAGCAGGACAAACAG
- the MLH3 gene encoding DNA mismatch repair protein Mlh3 isoform X3, which produces MIKCLSVEVQARLRSGLAICSLGQCVEELALNSIDAEAKCVAVRVNMETFQVQVIDNGFGMGSDDVDKVGNRYFTSKCDSVQDLENPRFYGFRGEALASIADMASAVEISSKKNKSMKTFVKLFQNGKVLKACEADLTRPSAGTTVTVYNLFYQLPVRRKCMDPRLEFEKVRQRIEALSLMHPSISFSLRNDVSGSMVLQLPKTKDICSRFCQIYGLGKSQKLREIDFKYKEFELSGYISSEAHYNKNMQFLFVNKRLVLRTKLHKLIDFLLRKESIICKPKNGSASRQTNSSPRPRSSPELHGIYVINMQCHFCEYDVCLEPAKTLIEFQNWDTVLVCIQEGVKMFLKKEKLFVELSSEDLKEFSEENEFSLFSATLQKQVSSDEKCDQVNFQEACNNILDSCEMFNLQSKAVKRKAPVENISTQNSRDSEAIRKKTNDSFLYTYKSDGPAHSKMESSLQNEDSACSESRILEQETAEASESGANEKHKKSCLELNSSENPCGASSEMSASPFQTLYHLEGSGEGLEIQKVSTTANGMAANILKNNRIQNQPERFKDATEMGCQPLPVETTFSGAHGAQREEKRKEEPSNCGRINVFSYGQVKLCSTGFITHVVQNEQTKSTETEHLCNNYVQPGFVSAKETFGNRTCHSFETPNTKDLTTTLSKEFAQLPNKRLCRTNISYGLENKPIETYKNFAIFQESSKKSYTGCLPPDTSSFTWGRHGSNGSKNTGKLICSAKPIAHKKLSLSSQLGSLEKFKRQYGKVKNPPNTEVEESITSEITTDLSPQVEPDILWKDQNHLDNSGICKITTMKHDDSNSSCQPVSHMFYSEKLPFSKEDSCLEEQMPCLRESPIPLQELSHFNRKPLDVEKSPESLAFKLSRLKDSERETQTMEMMSHFNELSQSHSSRKDSDLSSGLTLDSCKLFKNEHKKTESGDIPVSDSVTQGNPFNKDSETHANRNTTENAVMSETPLVLPYDHSTVIGKDSDVLIASEQQIGSPNSPSRMLVRHGEDSTAGQNGTCCQSEESIARTCSENEESNTCSLDWQQHFDVALGRMVYVNKLTGLSTFTAPTEDVRAACTKDLTTMAVDVLLENATGDGAVGPESLQSLFSEWDNPVFARYPEVAVDVSSGQAESLAVKIHNILYPYRFTKEMIHSMQVLQQVDNKFIACVMSTRTEENGEAGGNLLVLVDQHAAHERIRLEQLTIGSYEKQQPQGSGRKKLLSSTISPPLEITVTEEQRRLLSCYHKNLEDLGLEIIFPDTSDSLVLVGKVPLCFVEREASELRRGRSTVTKSIVEEFIQEQLELLQTTGGIQGTLPLTVQKVLASQACHGAIKFNDDLSLEESCRLIEALSWCQLPFQCAHGRPSMLPLADIDHLEQDKQIKPNLAKLRRMAQAWHLFGKAEGCDTGQSLQASAPPCELP; this is translated from the exons ATGATCAAGTGCTTGTCAGTTGAAGTACAAGCCAGGTTGCGTTCTGGTTTGGCTATATGCTCCTTAGGCCAGTGTGTTGAGGAGCTTGCCCTCAATAGTATTGATGCTGAGGCAAAATGTGTGGCTGTCAGGGTAAACATGGAAACCTTCCAAGTTCAGGTGATAGACAATGGATTTGGGATGGGGAGTGATGATGTAGACAAGGTGGGAAATCGTTATTTCACTAGTAAATGCGACTCTGTACAGGACTTGGAGAACCCGAGGTTTTATGGTTTCCGAGGGGAGGCCTTGGCCAGTATAGCTGACATGGCCAGTGCTGTGGAAATTTCATCCAAGAAAAACAAGTCAATGAAAACTTTTGTGAAGCTGTTTCAGAATGGAAAAGTCCTGAAAGCTTGTGAAGCTGACTTGACTCGACCAAGTGCTGGGACAACAGTCACCGTATATAACCTGTTTTATCAGTTACCTGTAAGGAGGAAATGCATGGATCCTAGActggagtttgagaaggttaggcaGAGGATAGAAGCTCTCTCACTCATGCacccttccatttctttctctttgagaAATGATGTTTCTGGTTCCATGGTTCTTCAGCTCCCTAAAACCAAAGACATATGTTCCCGATTTTGTCAAATCTATGGACTGGGTAAGTCCCAAAAGTTaagagaaatagattttaaatataagGAGTTTGAGCTTAGTGGCTATATCAGCTCTGAAGCACATTATAATAAGAATATGCAGTTTTTGTTTGTGAACAAGAGGCTAGTTTTAAGGACAAAGTTGCATAAACTCATTGACTTTTTATTAAGGAAAGAAAGCATTATATGCAAGCCAAAGAACGGCTCTGCCAGTAGGCAAACGAATTCAAGTCCTCGGCCTCGGTCTAGCCCAGAactccatggtatatatgtaatCAACATGCAGTGCCACTTCTGTGAGTATGACGTGTGCCTGGAGCCAGCAAAAACTCTGATTGAGTTTCAGAACTGGGATACTGTTTTGGTTTGTATTCAGGAAggagtaaaaatgtttttaaagaaagaaaaattatttgtggaATTATCAAGTGAAGACCTTAAGGAATTTAGTGAAGAAAATGAGTTTAGTTTATTTAGTGCCACTCTTCAGAAGCAAGTGTCCTCTGATGAGAAGTGTGACCAGGTCAATTTCCAAGAAGCATGTAATAATATTTTGGATTCCTGTGAAATGTTTAATTTGCAATCAAAAGCTGTGAAAAGAAAAGCTCCTGTAGAAAACATAAGCACACAGAATTCTAGGGATTCGGAAGCtatcagaaaaaagacaaatgattcATTTTTGTATACTTACAAATCCGATGGGCCAGCCCATAGTAAAATGGAGTCATCTTTACAAAACGAAGATAGCGCTTGCTCAGAGTCAAGGATCTTAGAACAAGAGACAGCTGAAGCATCAGAATCAGGAGCAAATGAGAAACATAAAAAGTCTTGCTTGGAACTTAACTCTTCAGAAAATCCATGTGGAGCCAGTTCAGAAATGTCTGCAAGCCCTTTTCAGACACTTTATCACTTGGAGGGGAGTGGAGAAGGTCTAGAAATACAGAAAGTAAGTACTACTGCTAATGGCATGGCTGCCAACAtcctgaaaaataatagaattcaGAATCAACCAGAGAGATTTAAAGATGCTACTGAAATGGGATGCCAACCTCTGCCTGTTGAGACAACATTCTCGGGAGCACATGGTgctcagagagaagagaaaagaaaagaagaacctAGTAATTGTGGAAGAATAAATGTTTTTAGTTATGGGCAAGTTAAATTATGTTCCACTGGCTTCATAACTCATGTGGTACAAAATGAGCAAACTAAATCAACTGAAACAGAACATTTATGTAACAATTATGTTCAACCTGGTTTTGTGAGTGCCAAAGAAACATTTGGAAATAGAACATGCCATTCATTTGAGACTCCAAACACCAAAGATTTAACCACCACTTTAAGTAAAGAATTTGCTCAACTGCCCAACAAAAGATTGTGCAGAACAAATATAAGTTATGGGCTAGAGAACAAACCTATAGAAACTTATaaaaattttgctatttttcaGGAAAGTAGTAAAAAATCGTACACAGGTTGCTTACCACCTGACACATCCTCTTTCACTTGGGGTAGACATGGTTCAAATGGTAGTAAGAACACAGGTAAGTTGATTTGTTCTGCCAAACCCATAGCTCATAAGAAGCTAAGCTTAAGTTCACAACTAGGATCTTTAGAGAAGTTTAAGAGGCAATATGGGAAGGTTAAAAATCCTCCGAATACAGAAGTGGAGGAAAGTATCACTTCAGAAATCACTACCGATCTCAGTCCTCAGGTTGAACCTGACATTCTGTGGAAAGACCAAAACCACTTAGACAACTCCGGTATTTGTAAAATCACTACTATGAAACATGATGATTCAAATAGTAGTTGTCAACCAGTAAGTCACATGTTTTATTCAGAAAAGTTACCATTCTCCAAGGAAGACAGTTGTTTGGAAGAACAGATGCCTTGCTTAAGAGAAAGCCCTATACCTCTACAGGAGTTATCTCATTTTAACAGAAAGCCTTTGGATGTTGAGAAGTCACCTGAATCACTAGCCTTTAAATTATCCAGATTGAAAGACTCCGAAAGAGAGACCCAAACAATGGAGATGATGAGTCATTTTAATGAACTTTCACAATCACATTCCAGTAGGAAAGACAGTGACTTGTCCAGTGGGCTAACCCTAGATTCttgtaagttatttaaaaatgagcataaaaaaacagaaagtggCGACATCCCAGTGTCGGACTCTGTCACACAGGGTAATCCCTTCAATAAAGACAGTGAAACACATGCTAACCGCAATACAACAGAGAACGCTGTGATGTCAGAAACTCCTTTAGTACTGCCCTATGATCATTCTACAGTTATCGGTAAGGATTCAGATGTTCTTATAGCTTCAGAACAACAGATTGGAAGTCCTAACTCTCCGAGTAGAATGTTAGTGCGTCACGGAGAAGATTCCACAGCTGGCCAAAATGGAACTTGTTGTCAGAGTGAGGAATCTATAGCAAGAACTTGTTCTGAAAATGAAGAGTCCAACACATGTTCTTTGGATTGGCAGCAGCATTTTGACGTAGCCCTGGGAAGAATGGTTTACGTCAACAAGCTAACAGGACTTAGCACATTCACCGCTCCCACTGAGGACGTTCGGGCTGCTTGTACTAAAGACCTGACAACTATGGCTGTGGATGTTCTACTTGAGAATG CTACTGGGGATGGTGCTGTTGGTCCCGAATCGCTTCAGTCTTTGTTCTCAGAATGGGACAACCCAGTATTTGCCCGTTATCCAGAG GTTGCTGTTGACGTTAGCAGCGGCCAGGCTGAGAGCCTAGCAGTTAAAATTCACAACATCTTGTATCCTTATCGTTTCACCAAAGAAATGATTCACTCCATGCAG GTTCTCCAGCAAGTGGATAACAAGTTTATTGCCTGTGTAATGAGCACTAGGACTGAAGAGAATGGCGAGGCAG GTGGAAACCTGCTAGTCTTGGTGGACCAGCATGCTGCCCATGAGCGCATCCGACTGGAGCAGCTGACCATTG GTTCCTATGAGAAGCAACAGCCACAAGGTTCTGGTCGAAAAAAATTACTGTCTTCCACTATAAGTCCTCCACTAGAGATAACAGTGACAGAGGAACAAAGGAGACTCTTATC GTGTTACCACAAAAATCTGGAAGATCTGGGCCTTGAAATTATATTTCCAGACACTAGTGATTCTCTGGTCCTTGTAGGAAAAGTACCACTCTGTTTTGTGGAAAGAGAAGCCAGTGAACTTCGAAGAGGGAGATCTACTGTGACCAAGAGCATTGTGGAG GAATTTATTCAAGAACAATTGGAG CTACTCCAGACCACAGGAGGCATCCAAGGGACTTTGCCACTGACTGTCCAGAAGGTGTTGGCATCCCAAGCCTGCCATG GGGCCATTAAGTTTAATGACGACCTGAGCCTAGAGGAGAGCTGTCGCCTTATTGAAGCTCTGTCCTGGTGCCAGCTGCCTTTCCAGTGTGCTCATGGCAGGCCCTCCATGCTGCCATTAGCTGACATTGACCACTTGGAGCAGGACAAACAG